A window of Marinobacter salarius contains these coding sequences:
- a CDS encoding TPM domain-containing protein: MTLLTDSEQQQVASAITEVERETDAELVTVLAAASDDYSYIPLLWAGVIALLVPGAINYFTGSLGADWLLVVQWVTFILLCLLFRFPGVGHHLVPKAVRFWRASNMARRQFLEQDLHHTQGGVGMLIFVSEAEHYVEILVDQGIADKVSDGVWEEIVGTFTNQVRSGDTLAGFLGCIESCGQHLREQLPATREKNELPNHLVLIPKRS; this comes from the coding sequence ATGACGTTACTAACAGACAGTGAGCAACAACAGGTGGCTTCGGCCATCACAGAGGTGGAGCGTGAGACCGACGCGGAACTGGTAACGGTTCTTGCCGCAGCCTCCGATGATTATTCCTATATCCCTCTGCTCTGGGCCGGGGTTATTGCACTACTGGTGCCCGGAGCGATCAATTACTTTACCGGTTCGTTGGGCGCGGACTGGTTGCTGGTGGTTCAGTGGGTGACCTTTATCCTGTTATGCCTGTTGTTTCGGTTTCCGGGTGTGGGGCATCATCTGGTTCCAAAGGCTGTTCGCTTCTGGCGGGCGTCCAACATGGCCCGGCGGCAATTCCTGGAGCAGGATCTTCATCACACCCAGGGCGGCGTTGGCATGCTGATTTTCGTCTCGGAAGCGGAACACTATGTTGAAATTCTGGTGGATCAGGGCATTGCCGATAAGGTCAGCGACGGCGTTTGGGAAGAGATTGTCGGCACCTTTACCAACCAGGTTCGCAGTGGCGATACCCTGGCCGGCTTCCTCGGTTGCATCGAAAGTTGCGGCCAGCACCTGCGGGAGCAGTTGCCCGCAACCCGCGAGAAAAACGAATTGCCTAATCATCTGGTGCTAATACCGAAACGTTCTTAA